Proteins encoded by one window of Branchiostoma floridae strain S238N-H82 chromosome 6, Bfl_VNyyK, whole genome shotgun sequence:
- the LOC118416978 gene encoding uncharacterized protein LOC118416978, with the protein MERHDTFASSWLSGLFMFTIVYYVNEYYIIIAAICMRCRSLFAVKGNKERAETDSNLKDDQPTRPRRKARAPHRVDVVPESPLVEETLSQSFARLSVYIPESSHESSQSQDSENNAPDNKESLPLLNTFLQSRDVSPVRSLKKSWSESSDRSKRRHVQKAKESVVAVLNTIAPRDSGSLWKDLRDSGAIDKAVGAHAEEGTVDGDLLQAMTECYNHADSWAVRRQILSIMADKVQLKQLQMFIPGLTRFRYMLARHHQILHGRGTPVPTTISRRMKVDPAKLDHFLSFITSPHILQDMPFGERTLKMSNGQEIKMPNVIRLMIPSRIIAQYNQYCMESGFVPMGERSLSRILSTCAASTRKSLQGLDYFTSEGGRAFEELENVVDTLVDSGMSSSWGKEQKERLRASKRYLKGDYKVHVSGESPVPDHCRVYALSDDTDEAFQGSCNHDHDKLCGPCEDYKVVISAINDAVATCQFTSDEDKDEVEFVVNKATEAIQSWKAHQLRTVNQDEARLDVIAELNEQKVLITQDWAMKFIPQKYRESQMDWFGKRGISWHIAVAQRYCNGMFETKTFVHIFDSCNQDTCAVSAILSDVLMTLKHQHPEINKVYLRQDNAGCYHCGNTIAAAHLLAQTGISIERVDFSDPQGGKGPCDRKAATVKSNMRIYMNEGHDLTTASEMMQAMSATSVAADITVSNLPKAKASVKFDGISLLHNFQLTTSGVRVWQAYNIGPGKFFPWSKFKGTPVVPPLNVLERHTDDFRQAHVHSSAQVLKSDESDESSPASSTEEDSPGASESAKQPRVKLFCCPEEGCIKSYQRFSSLQKHLDIGPHVRMIERETLMDEAILGYAEKVDAGISSVPQLIHSEDETAVTHEAALAALPMGWALKGAKRMRARFSEKQRKYLEDKFDIGQATGRKCDPTQVAKDMRRAKDSKGRRMFTSSEFLTSTQVSSFFSRLAARRKCQGIPEKVQEEGEEELYEEDLTHEMHVAQESLFATVIRELGLTHPVLFDTYNLCDLYAKHKLATLGLPLLQMICDSFGLDTQHITLRRKAPYITKLEQLVETCSCRVERT; encoded by the exons ATGGAAAGGCATGATACCTTCGCAAGTTCTTGGTTATCTGGGTTATTTATGTTCACAATAGTTTATTATGTTAAtgaatattatattataattgCAGCTATCTGCATGCGGTGTAGAAGCTTGTTTGCTGTGAAGGGAAATAAAGAACGTGCAGAGACTGATTCCAACCTGAAg GATGACCAACCGACAAGACCAAGACGTAAAGCTCGTGCACCCCACCGTGTTGATGTTGTTCCTGAGAGTCCATTAGTAGAGGAGACGTTGTCACAAAGTTTTGCCAGACTTAGTGTTTACATACCTGAAAGCTCACATGAGAGTTCACAATCACAAGATTCTGAAAACAATGCTCCTGACAACAAAGAAAGCCTCCCTCTTCTCAACACGTTTCTTCAAAGTCGTGATGTCAGCCCTGTTCGATCTTTGAAAAAATCATGGTCAGAAAGTTCTGATCGCAGCAAAAGAAGACACGTACAAAAGGCAAAGGAGTCTGTAGTAGCAGTCTTGAACACCATTGCACCAAGGGATTCAGGCAGTCTGTGGAAGGACTTGCGAGATTCTGGAGCAATAGACAAAGCAGTTGGTGCACATGCAGAGGAGGGAACAGTTGATGGTGACCTACTTCAGGCAATGACAGAATGCTACAACCATGCTGACAGCTGGGCTGTAAGAAGACAAATCTTGTCTATAATGGCAGACAAAGTGCAGCTGAAACAGTTGCAAATGTTCATTCCTGGCCTTACACGTTTCAGATACATGCTTGCCAGGCATCACCAAATCCTTCATGGTAGAGGAACACCTGTCCCTACAACTATCAGCAGACGAATGAAGGTTGACCCAGCCAAATTGGACcattttctttccttcattACTAGTCCACACATCCTACAAGACATGCCTTTTGGAGAGAGGACACTGAAGATGAGCAATGGACAAGAAATAAAGATGCCAAATGTGATCCGATTGATGATACCGTCAAGAATCATTGCCCAGTACAACCAGTACTGCATGGAAAGCGGATTTGTCCCCATGGGAGAGCGAAGCCTTAGTAGGATACTAAGCACATGTGCAGCCTCTACCAGAAAGTCTCTGCAGGGCTTAGACTATTTCACGTCTGAAGGAGGTAGGGCATTTGAAGAACTGGAGAATGTGGTCGACACACTCGTTGATAGTGGCATGTCATCAAGTTGGGgcaaagaacagaaagaaagacTCAGAGCATCAAAACGCTACCTGAAGGGAGATTACAAG GTGCATGTGTCTGGAGAGTCCCCTGTACCAGACCACTGTCGTGTGTACGCGTTGAGTGATGATACTGATGAAGCGTTTCAAGGATCATGCAATCATGACCATGACAAGTTGTGTGGACCATGTGAAGATTACAAAGTAGTCATTTCTGCCATTAATGATGCAGTAGCAACATGCCAATTCACAAGTGATGAAGACAAGGATGAGGTAGAGTTTGTTGTGAACAAAGCAACAGAAGCCATCCAATCATGGAAAGCACATCAACTCAGGACAGTAAATCAAGATGAAGCGAGGCTTGATGTGATTGCAGAGCTTAATGAACAAAAGGTTCTAATAACCCAGGACTGGGCGATGAAGTTCATTCCTCAGAAATATCGAGAGAGCCAAATGGATTGGTTCGGTAAGCGCGGAATATCCTGGCACATTGCTGTGGCACAGCGTTACTGCAATGGCATGTTCGAAACTAAGACTTTTGTTCACATTTTTGACTCTTGTAACCAAGATACATGCGCAGTATCCGCAATCTTGTCAGATGTCCTTATGACATTGAAGCACCAACATCCAGAGATCAACAAAGTATACCTGCGGCAGGATAATGCCGGGTGTTACCATTGTGGTAACACAATTGCTGCTGCTCACCTGCTTGCACAAACTGGAATCTCAATCGAAAGGGTTGATTTTTCAGATCCGCAAGGGGGGAAAGGACCTTGCGACAGGAAGGCGGCAACAGTCAAGTCTAACATGAGAATATATATGAATGAAGGACATGACCTGACAACTGCATCTGAAATGATGCAAGCCATGTCTGCAACATCTGTTGCTGCAGACATAACTGTGTCAAACTTGCCAAAAGCCAAAGCCAGTGTCAAATTTGATGGCATCAGTCTCCTACACAACTTTCAACTCACTACAAGTGGTGTACGGGTGTGGCAAGCCTACAATATTGGCCCAGGAAAGTTCTTTCCGTGGTCAAAATTCAAAGGGACACCCGTTGTTCCTCCTTTGAATGTGCTAGAAAGACATACTGACGACTTCAGGCAAGCCCACGTGCACAGTTCTGCCCAGGTCCTCAAGTCAGATGAGTCCGACGAGTCGTCTCCTGCATCGAGCACAGAAGAAGACTCCCCTGGTGCTTCTGAAAGTGCCAAACAACCACGAGTGAAGCTTTTCTGCTGTCCTGAAGAGGGATGCATAAAATCATATCAGCGTTTTTCATCCTTACAAAAGCACCTTGACATTGGTCCACACGTCAGAATGATTGAAAGGGAAACCTTGATGGATGAGGCCATCTTAGGTTATGCAGAAAAGGTAGATGCAGGGATTTCTTCTGTGCCACAGTTGATTCACTCAGAGGATGAAACTGCTGTTACCCATGAAGCAGCATTGGCTGCTCTACCAATGGGTTGGGCATTGAAAGGCGCCAAGAGGATGAGGGCCAGGTTTAGTGAAAAACAGCGGAAGTACCTGGAAGATAAGTTTGACATTGGCCAAGCAACAGGTAGAAAGTGCGACCCAACTCAAGTGGCCAAAGACATGAGAAGAGCAAAAGATAGTAAGGGCAGACGGATGTTTACATCCTCTGAGTTCCTGACATCAACACAGGTGTCCAGTTTCTTTTCAAGACTTGCTGCCAGGAGAAAATGCCAAGGAATTCCTGAGAAAGTTCAGGAAGAGGGGGAAGAGGAGCTGTATGAGGAGGACTTGACACATGAGATGCACGTTGCACAAGAGTCCCTCTTTGCCACTGTTATTAGAGAACTTGGTCTGACGCATCCAGTACTTTTTGACACATACAACCTTTGTGATCTGTATGCCAAGCATAAGTTGGCCACACTTGGATTGCCTTTATTACAGATGATCTGTGACAGTTTTGGTTTAGACACTCAACATATCACTCTTCGGCGAAAAGCACCGTACATAACAAAATTAGAACAGCTTGTCGAGACTTGCAGCTGTAGAGTAGAACGCACATAA